In a genomic window of Nodosilinea sp. E11:
- the nfi gene encoding deoxyribonuclease V (cleaves DNA at apurinic or apyrimidinic sites) gives MQIQFPERWPTTLAEAIALQQTLAPQIILQDRLPDPIRYVAGVDAGFEDGGETTRAAVVVLSFPDLTPVDEVLVRQPTVFPYVPGLLSFREVPAVLAALAQLNTEPDVILCDGQGIAHPRRLGIASHLGLLCDRPTVGVAKSRLVGTHIEVPTDKGTWVPLIDRGEQIGAVLRNRANTKPLYISPGHYTTLKTAIDLVLRCTTKYRLPETTRYADRLASSGTAQSALGDAQQGRLF, from the coding sequence ATGCAGATTCAGTTTCCAGAACGCTGGCCGACGACGCTTGCCGAGGCGATCGCACTCCAACAAACCCTTGCACCTCAGATCATTCTCCAAGACCGCCTGCCCGACCCGATTCGCTACGTTGCCGGGGTCGATGCCGGGTTTGAGGATGGGGGCGAAACCACTCGCGCCGCCGTAGTGGTGCTGTCGTTCCCAGACTTGACCCCGGTGGATGAGGTGTTGGTGCGGCAGCCGACCGTCTTTCCCTACGTGCCGGGGCTGCTGTCGTTTCGAGAAGTGCCTGCGGTGCTGGCGGCGCTGGCCCAGCTCAACACCGAGCCGGATGTGATTCTCTGCGATGGTCAAGGCATCGCGCACCCCCGACGGTTGGGGATTGCGTCACATTTGGGGTTGTTGTGCGATCGCCCCACCGTTGGCGTAGCCAAGTCGCGCCTAGTGGGCACTCACATCGAAGTACCTACCGACAAAGGCACCTGGGTACCGCTGATCGATCGGGGTGAGCAGATTGGGGCCGTTCTCCGCAACCGCGCCAACACCAAACCGCTGTACATTTCCCCTGGCCACTACACAACGCTCAAAACCGCAATTGACCTAGTGTTGCGATGCACCACAAAATACCGCCTGCCCGAAACTACCCGCTACGCCGATCGCCTGGCGTCTTCCGGCACAGCGCAATCGGCATTAGGGGACGCGCAGCAGGGGAGATTATTTTAG
- a CDS encoding type II toxin-antitoxin system HigB family toxin, producing MHVITRKRLNEFAALHPNTRNALAQWYRIVKENNFSNFAELRQLIPSADQVGRLTVFNIGGNKAQLVAAIHYNRSKVYI from the coding sequence ATGCATGTGATTACGCGTAAGCGGCTCAACGAGTTTGCCGCACTGCATCCGAATACACGCAATGCTCTTGCTCAGTGGTACAGGATCGTCAAAGAGAATAACTTCTCTAATTTCGCTGAACTTCGACAGCTCATTCCATCGGCTGATCAAGTTGGGAGATTAACGGTTTTCAATATTGGAGGCAACAAAGCCCAGCTGGTTGCAGCTATTCACTACAATCGAAGTAAAGTTTACATTTGA
- a CDS encoding class I SAM-dependent methyltransferase has protein sequence MHNPDLYQVLCDRIHQSPQGRIPFAEFMELALYHPQGGYYTTKEAILGFEGDFVTSAHLGHDFGELLATQFAEMWEHLGRPQPFSLVEMGAGQGLIAADALGALQNHYPDCFATLSYQIIETSDQLRAAQAQRLSHWAGRVTWLELENIPDDSITGCFFTNELVDALPVHQVVTTESGLKEVYATLAEAPNAPVVEVFDVLSTPRLADYFAFVGIDLTDPQYAPGYRTEVHLAALDWMKTVATKLHRGYVLTVDYGYPASRYYSRARAQGTLQCYYQHAHHDNPYSHLGYQDITAHVNFTALERQGESCGLETLGATQQGMFLMALGLGDRLAALGQIQASDPATVNLAIQRRDKLHQLINPMGLGNFVVLVQGKGLTPDAKVLKGLTVPPLM, from the coding sequence ATGCACAATCCAGATTTGTATCAGGTGCTCTGCGATCGCATTCACCAATCGCCCCAGGGCCGCATCCCCTTTGCCGAGTTTATGGAGCTGGCGCTGTACCATCCCCAGGGTGGCTACTACACCACTAAAGAGGCCATTCTGGGGTTCGAAGGAGATTTTGTTACCTCGGCCCACTTGGGCCACGACTTTGGCGAGCTGCTGGCCACCCAATTTGCCGAAATGTGGGAACACCTGGGCCGTCCCCAGCCCTTTTCTTTGGTGGAGATGGGTGCTGGCCAAGGCTTAATTGCCGCCGATGCGCTGGGGGCCTTGCAAAACCACTATCCTGACTGCTTTGCCACCCTCAGCTATCAAATTATCGAAACGTCAGACCAACTGCGGGCGGCCCAAGCGCAGCGCCTGTCGCATTGGGCTGGACGAGTCACCTGGCTAGAGTTAGAAAACATTCCCGACGACAGCATCACCGGCTGTTTTTTTACCAACGAACTGGTCGATGCCCTGCCTGTACACCAGGTCGTCACTACCGAATCAGGCCTAAAGGAGGTCTACGCTACCTTAGCCGAGGCCCCAAACGCCCCGGTCGTCGAAGTCTTCGATGTGCTATCAACGCCGCGTCTGGCCGACTACTTTGCCTTTGTGGGCATTGATTTAACCGACCCGCAGTACGCCCCCGGCTACCGCACCGAGGTGCATCTGGCCGCCCTCGACTGGATGAAAACCGTCGCTACCAAGCTGCATCGAGGCTACGTGCTCACCGTTGACTATGGCTACCCCGCCAGTCGCTACTACAGCCGCGCCCGTGCCCAGGGCACACTCCAGTGCTACTACCAGCACGCCCACCACGATAACCCCTACAGCCATCTGGGCTACCAAGACATTACCGCCCACGTTAACTTCACGGCGCTAGAACGCCAGGGTGAAAGCTGTGGTCTAGAGACTTTGGGAGCCACCCAGCAGGGCATGTTTCTGATGGCGCTGGGATTGGGCGATCGCCTGGCAGCCCTGGGCCAAATTCAAGCCAGCGACCCCGCCACCGTCAACCTCGCCATCCAGCGGCGCGACAAACTGCACCAGTTGATCAACCCTATGGGCCTGGGGAACTTTGTGGTGTTGGTACAGGGCAAGGGCCTAACCCCTGACGCCAAGGTGCTCAAGGGGCTGACGGTGCCGCCGCTGATGTAA
- a CDS encoding molybdenum cofactor guanylyltransferase — MVALAAIILAGGRSSRMGHDKALISLGAETLIERLCRVASACAEAVYVVTPWGDRYRPLVATSVTFISENPGVDPSQKPPGPVVALVQALEQIQTDPAINPEWVLLLACDLPNVSAAVLQTWRDQLAKLSPDALAYLPQRQGRWEPLCGFYRTSALADLQRYVAAGGRSFQPWLNTQTVAPIALTAQTEAMLTNLNTPADLAQWQKGS, encoded by the coding sequence TTGGTTGCTCTCGCTGCGATTATTTTGGCTGGGGGCCGCAGCTCCCGTATGGGCCACGACAAAGCGCTGATTTCCCTAGGGGCAGAAACCCTGATCGAGCGGCTCTGTCGAGTGGCCTCAGCCTGTGCCGAGGCGGTCTATGTGGTGACGCCCTGGGGCGATCGCTACCGTCCCTTAGTAGCAACATCAGTCACCTTTATTTCTGAGAACCCTGGGGTAGACCCTTCACAGAAACCCCCAGGCCCGGTGGTAGCCCTAGTTCAAGCCCTTGAGCAAATACAAACAGACCCAGCCATCAACCCCGAGTGGGTGCTACTGCTGGCCTGCGATCTGCCCAATGTGTCGGCGGCGGTGCTGCAAACCTGGCGCGATCAGCTGGCCAAACTTTCCCCCGATGCGTTGGCCTACCTACCCCAGCGTCAGGGCCGCTGGGAACCGCTGTGTGGCTTTTACCGCACCAGCGCCTTAGCCGATTTGCAGCGGTACGTGGCCGCCGGAGGGCGATCCTTCCAGCCCTGGCTCAATACGCAGACAGTGGCCCCAATTGCTCTGACGGCTCAGACAGAGGCCATGCTGACCAATCTCAACACCCCCGCCGACCTGGCCCAGTGGCAGAAGGGCAGCTAA
- the mtnA gene encoding S-methyl-5-thioribose-1-phosphate isomerase, with product MALSDTQVYPVLWQGDHLVLIDQRQLPERYNIVSIRRCDDVVRSLRSGIVQGGSAMGIAAAYGLYLGATEIHTEDPIAFWERLEAIGDQFKQTRPDKAHLQWAVDQMLAVAHHSSESIEAVRAQLLAQAQAIQAEDFGLCQAIGDRGIEVLPQSPARLTLLTHCNHGALATSGYGTSLGIMRSLWKAGRLERIYAAETRPTFQGSRLTAWECVQEGIPVTVITDSMAAHCMQRGLIHAVLAGADRIAANGDTISKIGTYSLALIAQAHGIPFVVAAPVSTLDFSVPSGEKITISEHPAEEIYRLGDGLGGLQGGQRVTSPNGAEFYNPASDMTPGRLITAIVTEQGSFAPDQLGALSTLQPDQRH from the coding sequence ATGGCTCTTAGCGATACCCAGGTTTATCCGGTGCTCTGGCAAGGCGATCATTTGGTGCTGATCGACCAGCGGCAGCTGCCGGAACGCTACAACATTGTGTCGATTCGCCGCTGTGACGATGTGGTGCGATCGCTGCGATCGGGCATTGTCCAGGGTGGCTCTGCCATGGGCATTGCGGCGGCCTATGGTCTCTACCTGGGGGCCACTGAGATTCACACCGAAGACCCCATTGCCTTTTGGGAGCGTCTTGAAGCGATCGGCGACCAGTTTAAGCAGACCCGGCCCGATAAGGCCCATCTCCAGTGGGCGGTAGACCAAATGCTAGCGGTGGCCCACCACTCTAGCGAGTCGATCGAAGCTGTGAGGGCGCAATTGCTGGCCCAGGCCCAGGCCATTCAAGCCGAAGATTTTGGGCTCTGCCAAGCCATCGGCGATCGCGGCATTGAGGTGCTGCCCCAGAGCCCAGCCAGGCTCACCCTGCTCACCCACTGTAACCACGGGGCGCTGGCTACCTCGGGCTATGGCACCTCGCTCGGCATTATGCGATCGCTGTGGAAAGCAGGCCGTCTAGAGCGGATCTATGCCGCCGAGACTCGCCCCACCTTTCAGGGTTCGCGGCTCACCGCGTGGGAATGCGTGCAGGAGGGCATTCCGGTGACGGTGATTACCGACAGCATGGCCGCCCACTGCATGCAGCGGGGGCTGATTCACGCTGTGCTGGCCGGGGCCGATCGCATTGCCGCCAATGGCGACACCATTAGCAAAATTGGCACCTACAGTTTGGCCCTCATCGCCCAGGCCCACGGCATTCCCTTTGTGGTGGCGGCCCCAGTTTCAACTCTAGATTTTTCGGTACCCAGTGGAGAAAAAATCACGATTTCAGAACATCCTGCTGAAGAAATTTATCGGCTAGGCGATGGGCTAGGGGGGCTTCAGGGGGGCCAACGGGTGACGTCGCCCAATGGCGCAGAATTTTATAACCCCGCTTCAGATATGACGCCGGGGCGACTGATTACTGCGATCGTCACCGAACAGGGCAGCTTTGCCCCCGACCAGCTTGGGGCCTTAAGCACCCTACAGCCAGACCAGAGACATTGA
- a CDS encoding SDR family oxidoreductase: protein MATCLITGANRGIGYEYCRQLQERGDRVIAVCRQPSDELKDLGVQVETGIDITDDASVAELAQRLEGTQLDVLINNAGILERVTLDDLDFDSIRQQFEVNAIGPLRLTAALLPHLGDGAKVAIMTSRMGSISDNTSGGSYGYRMSKVALSMAGKSLAHDLKPKGIAVAILHPGLVQTRMTGFTNSGITPAESVKGLLARIDALTLENSGTFWHSNGEVLPW from the coding sequence ATGGCTACTTGCTTGATTACGGGTGCAAATCGTGGCATTGGCTACGAGTATTGTCGGCAGCTTCAAGAGCGGGGCGATCGCGTCATTGCCGTCTGCCGCCAGCCCTCAGACGAGCTAAAAGATTTGGGGGTGCAGGTCGAAACGGGCATTGACATCACCGATGATGCTTCTGTGGCTGAGCTAGCCCAGCGGCTTGAGGGCACCCAGCTAGATGTGCTGATCAACAACGCCGGCATTTTAGAGCGCGTCACCCTAGACGATCTCGACTTTGACAGCATTCGGCAGCAGTTTGAGGTAAATGCGATCGGCCCGCTGCGGCTGACGGCGGCACTGCTGCCCCACCTGGGCGACGGGGCAAAGGTGGCGATTATGACTAGCCGCATGGGGTCGATTTCCGACAATACCTCCGGTGGCTCCTACGGCTACCGCATGTCGAAGGTGGCGCTGTCGATGGCGGGCAAGTCGCTGGCCCACGACCTCAAGCCCAAGGGCATTGCCGTGGCAATTTTGCACCCCGGCCTGGTGCAAACCCGCATGACCGGGTTTACCAACAGCGGCATTACCCCCGCCGAGTCGGTCAAGGGGCTGCTGGCCCGCATTGACGCGCTAACCCTAGAGAATTCCGGCACCTTCTGGCATTCAAATGGAGAAGTATTGCCCTGGTAG
- a CDS encoding tocopherol cyclase family protein, which produces MPLHPLQTPHSGYHWDGQTSRFFEGWYFRLTLPETRQTFAFMYSIEDPVGGRPHSGGTAQILGPDDSYFCRTFPDPQKFWAWPEGLGLGHWRGESPSQPRLLSATEFKDQVAEGYQVTATWHQGHLNDPVYGPVAWEYHTDPVYGWGSSGHPQQSTAGLLSSLQIFEPGWQILMAHGLSTGWLEWQGQRHEFTNAPAYSEKNWGRSFPQKWFWLNCNAFEGEPDLALTAGGGRRQVLGWMESVAMVGVHHGGKFYEFVPWNARVTWHITPWGDWQMRCDSLDYAVEVTGTTTLPGIPLRAPTHKGMIFCCRDTALGDLTLKLWQRRGSQLDLILSATSTQAGLEVGGGPWDEPWVKR; this is translated from the coding sequence ATGCCCCTTCACCCCCTCCAGACTCCCCACAGCGGCTACCACTGGGATGGCCAAACTAGCCGCTTCTTTGAGGGCTGGTACTTTCGCCTTACCCTACCCGAGACCCGGCAGACCTTTGCTTTCATGTACTCCATCGAAGATCCGGTGGGAGGGCGGCCCCACAGCGGCGGCACAGCCCAAATCCTCGGGCCTGATGACAGCTACTTTTGCCGAACCTTCCCCGACCCGCAAAAATTTTGGGCCTGGCCTGAGGGGCTGGGGCTAGGTCACTGGCGCGGCGAATCGCCCAGCCAGCCACGCCTGCTATCGGCTACAGAATTCAAAGATCAGGTCGCCGAGGGCTACCAGGTCACCGCCACCTGGCACCAAGGCCATCTCAACGACCCCGTCTATGGCCCCGTCGCCTGGGAATACCACACCGACCCCGTCTACGGCTGGGGCAGCAGTGGCCACCCGCAGCAGTCGACCGCTGGGCTGCTCTCTAGCCTGCAAATCTTTGAGCCGGGCTGGCAAATTCTCATGGCCCACGGCTTGTCTACCGGGTGGCTAGAGTGGCAGGGGCAGCGCCATGAATTTACCAATGCCCCGGCCTACAGCGAGAAAAACTGGGGGCGATCGTTTCCACAGAAGTGGTTTTGGCTCAACTGCAATGCCTTTGAGGGCGAACCCGACCTGGCCCTCACCGCCGGGGGGGGCCGACGCCAGGTGCTGGGCTGGATGGAGTCGGTGGCCATGGTCGGCGTTCACCACGGCGGCAAATTCTACGAGTTTGTACCCTGGAATGCCCGCGTCACCTGGCACATCACTCCCTGGGGCGACTGGCAAATGCGCTGTGACAGCCTCGACTATGCCGTCGAAGTCACTGGCACCACTACCCTACCGGGTATCCCCCTCCGCGCCCCCACCCACAAGGGGATGATCTTCTGCTGCCGCGACACCGCCTTGGGTGACCTCACCCTTAAACTCTGGCAGCGGCGGGGCAGCCAGCTCGATCTGATTCTTTCGGCCACTAGCACCCAGGCTGGGCTAGAAGTCGGCGGCGGCCCCTGGGATGAACCCTGGGTCAAGAGGTGA
- a CDS encoding SprT family zinc-dependent metalloprotease: MADSSEQLQLFAAAPADLPEYHIRESARARHVSLKVHLNGQVEVVVPVGFDQTQVPDLIYRRRDWLWRSRQRLAHQTAGLTDDHFEEKPGQIEVRSRHQTWEVHYQPASTRTLSMTQSGPQTLQLRGPVDNSAACADLLRQWLSRKARAEFAPWLRELSFVVNLPFSRVSIRGQKTRWASCSSDKNISLNYKLLFLPPDLVHYVFVHELCHTVHMNHSKAFWQLVEEKQPNHQRYRDEIRDGWQYVPRWVEE, encoded by the coding sequence ATGGCTGACTCGTCTGAACAGCTTCAGCTTTTTGCCGCCGCCCCAGCGGATCTGCCTGAATACCATATTCGGGAAAGCGCCCGCGCCCGCCATGTCTCGCTCAAGGTGCACCTCAACGGCCAGGTAGAAGTTGTGGTGCCCGTGGGGTTTGACCAGACCCAGGTGCCCGACTTGATCTATCGGCGGCGCGACTGGCTATGGCGATCGCGCCAGCGCCTGGCCCACCAAACCGCCGGTCTCACCGACGACCATTTTGAAGAAAAACCGGGGCAGATCGAGGTGCGATCGCGCCACCAAACCTGGGAGGTTCACTACCAACCCGCCTCCACCCGTACCCTGTCTATGACCCAGAGCGGCCCCCAGACCCTGCAACTGCGCGGCCCCGTCGACAACAGCGCCGCCTGCGCCGACCTGCTGCGTCAGTGGCTCAGCCGCAAAGCTCGCGCCGAGTTTGCCCCCTGGCTGCGCGAGCTGAGCTTTGTGGTCAACCTGCCCTTTAGCCGGGTATCTATTCGCGGGCAAAAGACTCGCTGGGCTAGCTGTTCTAGCGACAAAAACATCAGCCTTAACTACAAGCTGTTGTTCTTACCCCCCGACCTCGTTCACTATGTCTTTGTCCACGAGCTGTGCCACACCGTCCACATGAACCACTCCAAAGCCTTTTGGCAGCTAGTTGAGGAAAAGCAGCCCAACCACCAGCGCTATCGAGATGAGATCCGCGATGGCTGGCAGTATGTTCCCCGCTGGGTCGAAGAGTGA
- a CDS encoding NUDIX hydrolase encodes MSDKSAKPEVAIAILYQGDQFLLQLRDDIPTIIWPGHWAFFGGHLEPGESPDDAVYRELREEIGYDAPQLELFERIEDETVVRHVYHGPLVVPVASLVLSEGLDLGLWSVADIHQGKRYSARASEERPIGAPHQQILLSFLEHRRIEQAALVQDL; translated from the coding sequence ATGAGCGACAAGTCTGCTAAGCCTGAGGTGGCGATCGCCATTCTCTATCAGGGCGACCAGTTCTTGCTCCAGCTGCGTGACGACATCCCCACCATTATCTGGCCCGGTCATTGGGCCTTCTTTGGGGGCCACCTCGAGCCGGGTGAATCGCCCGACGACGCGGTGTACCGCGAGCTACGCGAAGAAATTGGCTACGATGCGCCTCAGCTAGAGCTGTTTGAGCGGATAGAAGACGAAACGGTTGTGCGCCACGTCTACCACGGTCCGCTGGTGGTGCCTGTCGCTAGCCTGGTGCTGAGCGAAGGTCTAGACCTGGGCCTGTGGAGCGTCGCCGATATTCACCAGGGCAAACGCTACTCGGCCCGCGCCAGCGAAGAACGCCCCATCGGAGCGCCCCACCAGCAAATTTTGCTCTCTTTTCTAGAGCACCGTAGGATAGAACAGGCTGCCCTAGTTCAAGATCTGTAG
- a CDS encoding glucokinase, whose product MTYLLAGDIGGTKTILRLVEASTLKSSDQVILKTAFEHTYSSQAYPDLVPMVKEFLHQSTEAMGASHPPQRACFAIAGPVVDNTSSLTNLAWSLEGDRLQAELGLDRVELINDFEAVGYGVFGLAAEDLHTLQAGDPDDSAPVAIIGAGTGLGQGFALCRAGRPLVFPSEGGHADFAPRSELEFQLMRYLLDKHQISRVSVERVVSGQGIVAIYQFLRDREFAHETPEIAEAITTWERQTGRSTKTVDPAAVIAIAAAEGRDRICQKAMEIFVSAYGAEAGNLALKLLPYGGLYVAGGIAAKNLTLMTAGQFLDAFTHKGRVSSLLDRVPVHLVLNPQVGLIGAALKAEKL is encoded by the coding sequence ATGACTTATCTGCTTGCCGGTGACATTGGCGGCACCAAAACCATCCTGCGCCTAGTTGAGGCCAGCACGCTCAAGTCTTCAGATCAGGTCATTCTGAAGACCGCTTTTGAGCACACCTACTCTAGCCAGGCCTACCCCGACCTGGTGCCCATGGTGAAAGAATTCTTACACCAGAGCACTGAAGCGATGGGGGCCAGCCATCCGCCCCAGCGGGCCTGCTTTGCCATCGCTGGGCCGGTGGTCGACAACACCTCTAGCCTGACCAATTTGGCCTGGTCGCTCGAAGGCGATCGCCTCCAGGCCGAACTCGGCCTCGATCGGGTCGAACTGATTAACGACTTTGAAGCGGTCGGCTATGGCGTGTTTGGCCTCGCCGCCGAAGACCTTCACACCCTGCAAGCGGGCGACCCCGACGACAGTGCCCCGGTGGCGATCATCGGTGCGGGCACCGGGCTGGGGCAGGGGTTTGCCCTCTGCCGGGCGGGGCGACCCCTGGTGTTTCCGTCGGAGGGGGGCCACGCCGATTTTGCCCCCCGCTCAGAGCTAGAGTTTCAGCTGATGCGCTACCTGCTCGACAAGCACCAGATCTCGCGGGTGTCGGTAGAACGGGTGGTGTCGGGCCAGGGGATTGTGGCGATCTACCAGTTTTTGCGCGATCGCGAGTTTGCCCACGAAACCCCCGAGATTGCCGAAGCCATCACCACCTGGGAACGCCAGACTGGCCGGTCGACTAAGACCGTCGACCCCGCCGCCGTGATTGCCATAGCCGCCGCCGAGGGCCGCGATCGCATCTGCCAGAAAGCCATGGAAATTTTTGTGTCAGCCTACGGGGCCGAGGCGGGCAACCTGGCCCTGAAGCTGCTGCCCTACGGCGGGCTGTATGTTGCGGGAGGCATCGCCGCCAAAAACCTCACCCTGATGACAGCGGGGCAGTTTTTAGATGCCTTTACCCACAAGGGCCGGGTCAGTTCGCTACTCGACCGGGTGCCCGTGCACTTGGTGCTCAACCCCCAGGTGGGGCTAATTGGGGCTGCCCTCAAGGCTGAGAAGCTATGA
- the larE gene encoding ATP-dependent sacrificial sulfur transferase LarE has protein sequence MVSQKLDQLKALFAAMDRALIAYSGGIDSTLVAKVAYDVLGDRALAVTANSPSLMPADLEEAQVQAAAIGIAHEIVATHELDNPNYAANPVNRCYFCKSELHDTLKPLALDRGYPYVVDGVNADDLGDYRPGIQAAKERGARSPLAEVGITKFEVREISRLLGMPWWDKPAQPCLSSRFPYGEAITLDKLRRVGQAELYLRHLGLRQLRVRSQADTARIEVPVENIKDFVATTDLEALVKALQDYGFTYVTLDLEGFRSGKLNQELPLPLLAH, from the coding sequence ATGGTGTCGCAAAAACTAGACCAGCTCAAAGCCCTGTTTGCCGCGATGGATCGGGCGCTGATTGCCTATTCGGGCGGCATCGACAGCACCCTGGTGGCCAAGGTCGCCTACGACGTGCTGGGCGATCGCGCCCTGGCCGTCACCGCCAACTCGCCCTCGCTGATGCCCGCCGATTTGGAAGAAGCCCAGGTGCAGGCGGCAGCGATCGGCATTGCCCACGAAATTGTTGCCACCCACGAACTCGACAACCCCAACTACGCCGCCAACCCGGTCAACCGCTGCTACTTCTGCAAGAGCGAGCTACATGACACCCTCAAGCCTCTGGCCCTAGATCGGGGCTACCCCTACGTAGTCGATGGCGTCAACGCCGATGACCTGGGCGACTACCGCCCCGGCATTCAGGCCGCGAAAGAGCGAGGGGCCAGGTCGCCCTTAGCCGAAGTGGGCATTACCAAGTTTGAGGTGCGCGAGATTTCGCGCCTGCTGGGTATGCCCTGGTGGGATAAACCGGCGCAGCCCTGCCTCAGCTCGCGCTTTCCCTATGGCGAAGCCATCACGCTAGACAAGCTGCGGCGGGTGGGCCAAGCTGAGCTATACCTGCGTCATTTGGGGCTGCGACAGCTCAGGGTGCGATCGCAGGCAGACACTGCCCGCATCGAAGTACCCGTAGAAAATATTAAAGATTTTGTCGCCACCACCGATCTTGAAGCTCTAGTAAAGGCGCTGCAAGACTACGGTTTCACCTACGTCACCCTCGATCTAGAGGGCTTTCGCAGCGGTAAGCTAAACCAGGAACTACCCCTACCCTTGTTAGCCCATTAG